The following are encoded in a window of Lactobacillus intestinalis genomic DNA:
- a CDS encoding TlyA family RNA methyltransferase: protein MAKQRADVLLAEQGIFNSRSQAQRAIMAGLVSDHNHQRIDKSGTKFPKDEKFYIKDDGKKYVSRGGFKLEKALKVFDIDLKDKICLDIGASTGGFTDVALHNGAKMVYALDVGYNQLAWQLRDDPRVVVMEKQNFRYSKPEDFDQGLPDFAMTDVSFISLDLIMPPMYAILKDKCDAVCLIKPQFEAGPENVGKHGIVHDHEVHRQVIEHTMNEAMKIGFNVLGIDYSPIKGGKGNIEFLIHLQKNEDKGGQNLWSGTVSEVVERAVEGL from the coding sequence ATGGCAAAACAACGAGCAGATGTACTATTAGCTGAACAAGGAATTTTTAATTCTCGCTCTCAAGCTCAACGAGCAATAATGGCTGGTTTAGTAAGTGATCACAATCACCAAAGAATTGACAAAAGTGGAACTAAATTTCCGAAAGATGAGAAGTTCTACATCAAAGACGATGGCAAAAAATATGTCTCACGTGGAGGCTTTAAATTAGAAAAAGCTTTGAAGGTTTTTGATATTGATTTAAAGGATAAGATTTGTTTAGATATTGGTGCTTCAACTGGAGGCTTCACGGATGTTGCACTTCATAATGGTGCCAAAATGGTTTATGCCTTAGATGTTGGTTATAATCAGTTGGCTTGGCAATTACGCGATGATCCAAGAGTAGTGGTTATGGAAAAACAAAATTTCCGTTATAGTAAACCAGAAGATTTTGATCAAGGTTTACCGGACTTTGCGATGACAGATGTTTCCTTTATTTCATTAGATTTAATTATGCCGCCAATGTATGCAATTTTAAAAGATAAATGTGATGCAGTATGCTTGATTAAGCCCCAATTTGAAGCTGGTCCTGAAAATGTAGGAAAGCATGGAATTGTTCATGATCATGAAGTTCATCGTCAAGTAATTGAACATACGATGAATGAAGCCATGAAGATCGGTTTTAATGTTTTGGGGATAGATTACTCACCAATCAAAGGTGGAAAAGGAAACATTGAATTTTTAATTCATTTACAAAAAAATGAAGATAAAGGTGGACAGAATCTTTGGTCTGGAACAGTGAGTGAGGTAGTGGAACGTGCTGTTGAAGGACTTTAA
- the fmt gene encoding methionyl-tRNA formyltransferase, whose product MTSIIFMGTPDFSVPVLKGLVEKGYEVKAVVTQPDKKVGRKQKITETPAKIAAEELDIPVYQPVKLSGSSELDELIAMNADFIVTAAYGQFLPTKFLNSAKIAAVNVHGSLLPKYRGGAPIQYSLINGDKETGITIMEMVKKMDAGDIYAQQAIEIEPEDTAGSLFEKLSYLGRDLLLETLPKISDGSVQKVAQDEEKVVFSPNITKDQERITSKMTAKEANNLLRGLNPDPGAYMMVNGKRFKVWKAEVADESTDLEAGSLVENKGRFSISFANNTVLNLLEVQPAGKKKMPIQSFLNGQASKFTVGEKIIDD is encoded by the coding sequence ATGACATCAATAATTTTTATGGGAACCCCAGACTTTTCAGTACCAGTTTTAAAGGGATTAGTTGAAAAAGGTTATGAGGTAAAAGCAGTAGTAACTCAACCAGATAAAAAAGTAGGACGGAAACAAAAAATCACTGAGACACCTGCTAAAATTGCGGCAGAAGAACTGGATATCCCAGTTTATCAACCAGTTAAATTATCTGGTTCTAGTGAGTTAGACGAATTAATTGCTATGAATGCAGATTTTATAGTGACGGCTGCTTACGGGCAATTCTTACCAACTAAGTTTTTGAATTCCGCTAAAATTGCTGCAGTAAATGTTCATGGTTCCTTGCTTCCAAAATATCGTGGAGGCGCTCCAATTCAATACTCTTTGATTAATGGAGATAAGGAAACAGGCATTACTATTATGGAAATGGTTAAAAAGATGGACGCAGGTGATATTTATGCTCAACAGGCAATTGAAATTGAACCTGAAGATACTGCTGGGAGCTTATTTGAAAAACTATCTTACTTAGGTCGTGACTTATTACTTGAAACACTCCCTAAAATTAGTGATGGAAGTGTTCAAAAAGTGGCTCAGGATGAAGAAAAGGTGGTCTTCTCTCCCAATATTACTAAAGATCAAGAACGCATTACTTCTAAAATGACTGCCAAAGAAGCTAACAATTTATTACGTGGTCTTAATCCAGATCCGGGTGCTTATATGATGGTAAATGGCAAGAGATTTAAGGTTTGGAAGGCAGAAGTGGCTGATGAAAGTACGGATTTAGAGGCTGGAAGTTTAGTTGAAAATAAGGGCCGTTTCTCGATTAGTTTTGCTAATAATACGGTTCTTAATCTCCTTGAAGTACAACCTGCTGGTAAAAAGAAAATGCCAATTCAAAGTTTCTTAAATGGTCAAGCAAGTAAATTTACGGTAGGAGAAAAGATTATCGATGACTAA
- the gmk gene encoding guanylate kinase translates to MADKGLLLVLSGPSGVGKGTVKSAIVENKVFPFEYSVSMTTRKPRPGEVDGKDYYFVSEERFQEAINRGELLEYNKYVGHYYGTPLAPVKKMLKEGKDVLLEIDVNGAKKVREKMPDGVFIFLTPPDLHTLHLRLEHRGTESEDVIMGRIKQARKEILVMQDYDYAVVNDTIANAVDHIKAIVDAEHVSVKRVIDDYRKMVRED, encoded by the coding sequence ATGGCAGATAAAGGTTTGTTACTCGTCCTTTCGGGTCCTTCGGGTGTTGGTAAAGGAACCGTTAAGAGTGCAATTGTTGAAAATAAAGTATTTCCTTTTGAATATTCTGTTTCTATGACTACCCGTAAACCACGACCGGGTGAAGTTGATGGGAAAGACTATTATTTTGTAAGTGAAGAACGTTTTCAAGAAGCTATTAACCGCGGAGAACTTTTAGAATATAATAAGTACGTTGGTCATTATTATGGTACTCCGCTCGCCCCAGTTAAAAAGATGCTTAAAGAAGGGAAAGACGTTTTACTCGAAATTGATGTAAATGGTGCAAAAAAGGTAAGAGAAAAAATGCCGGATGGTGTATTTATCTTTTTGACGCCACCGGATTTACATACTTTACACCTTCGTCTTGAACATCGAGGGACAGAGTCTGAAGACGTTATTATGGGCCGAATTAAACAAGCTCGTAAAGAAATTTTAGTAATGCAAGATTATGATTATGCCGTGGTTAATGATACTATTGCAAATGCGGTTGATCATATTAAAGCAATTGTTGATGCAGAACATGTTAGTGTTAAACGAGTTATCGATGACTATCGTAAAATGGTCAGGGAGGATTAA
- the rsmB gene encoding 16S rRNA (cytosine(967)-C(5))-methyltransferase RsmB, producing the protein MTKTARSIALETLMSVLQNKSYSNLSLNNNLRQAKLSVADQNLATNLVYGTIQYKIYLKYQLKGLVKTKLTENYLEPLLLMSIYQIQFLDKIPTRAVLDEANKLAKKFGKHHSAGYRIVNGILRAFVRRGEVLPNKKDEVEYLSVKESFPKWLVEYFIKNWGLKKTEKMLISLNQPAKNSVRLALKDQKQTFFQLKKLGFNPEPSALASDSVILSHGGIVDTSLFKEGKLTVQDEAASLVVEAFDFKGDEEVLDACSAPGGKTVQIAEHLPTGHVTALDIHKKKLNLVHQNAERMDVADKVSTKAIDARKADECFSKGEFAKILVDAPCSGLGLLRRKPEIRYSKTKQDLVNLQKIQLDILEHVSGLLAQNGELVYSTCSISIQENEEVVEKFLKSHPNFELSKFKAGNLTSNGMLKILPDSYGSDGFFIAKFKLRG; encoded by the coding sequence ATGACTAAAACAGCACGTTCAATTGCTCTAGAAACTTTAATGAGCGTCTTGCAAAATAAATCATATTCAAACTTAAGTTTGAATAATAATTTACGTCAAGCCAAGCTTTCAGTTGCTGATCAAAATTTAGCTACTAATTTGGTTTATGGAACGATTCAATATAAGATTTATTTGAAATATCAATTAAAAGGCTTGGTGAAGACTAAGCTTACTGAAAACTATTTGGAACCTCTTCTTTTAATGTCGATTTATCAAATCCAATTTTTGGATAAAATTCCTACTCGTGCAGTTCTTGACGAGGCTAACAAACTAGCTAAGAAGTTTGGTAAACACCATTCTGCGGGGTATAGAATTGTTAACGGAATTTTAAGAGCCTTTGTACGTCGTGGAGAAGTTTTACCAAATAAAAAGGATGAAGTTGAATATTTAAGTGTAAAAGAAAGTTTTCCAAAATGGCTAGTTGAATATTTTATTAAAAACTGGGGACTTAAAAAGACTGAAAAAATGTTGATTAGTCTAAATCAACCAGCAAAAAATAGTGTGAGATTAGCTTTGAAAGATCAAAAGCAAACATTTTTCCAATTAAAGAAATTAGGATTTAATCCGGAACCTTCTGCCTTGGCTTCTGATAGTGTAATCTTAAGTCATGGAGGAATTGTAGATACTTCATTATTTAAAGAAGGAAAATTAACGGTTCAGGATGAAGCTGCTAGTTTAGTAGTAGAGGCCTTTGATTTTAAGGGAGACGAGGAAGTTTTAGATGCTTGCAGTGCTCCCGGAGGAAAAACAGTCCAGATTGCAGAACATCTTCCTACAGGACATGTTACTGCATTGGATATTCATAAGAAAAAGCTCAATCTTGTTCACCAAAATGCGGAGAGAATGGATGTTGCAGATAAGGTTTCTACTAAAGCTATTGATGCCCGGAAAGCTGATGAGTGTTTTTCAAAAGGAGAGTTTGCTAAAATACTGGTAGATGCTCCTTGTTCAGGGTTAGGATTATTAAGAAGAAAACCTGAAATACGCTATAGTAAAACCAAGCAAGATTTAGTTAATCTGCAAAAAATTCAGCTTGATATTTTAGAGCATGTAAGTGGATTATTAGCTCAAAATGGAGAATTGGTTTATTCTACTTGCAGTATCTCTATTCAAGAAAATGAAGAAGTAGTTGAAAAATTTTTGAAGAGTCATCCTAACTTTGAACTTTCAAAGTTTAAGGCAGGCAACTTAACTAGTAATGGAATGCTAAAAATTTTACCAGATAGTTATGGCAGCGATGGCTTTTTTATTGCTAAGTTTAAATTACGAGGTTAA
- the recN gene encoding DNA repair protein RecN, with protein sequence MLVELDIKNFAIIKALKVRFQEKMTVLIGETGAGKSILIDAVSLLMGGRGQKEMIRSGEDKALVTGLFDLGEQAKQISLLCDEYGLPHDDNQLVISRELATKGRNIVRINGQLTTINVLREVGNYLVDIHGQNDQQILMNQDRQIDLVDNYAPSNLKEELSAYQDNYYKWKKLTDQLHHLRQDAQELAQRQDILQFQNNELEAANLSDPKEDEKLEDEFNELNNYQKIADAVHYFMQLYDDDEHGIETLLGDAQSAAGDLTEFSNKFNDFAKTVDDGVYALSDARSELSSLMDQMDFDEERFQEVTNRLDLLNSLKKKYGPSLEEVLDFYQNVQKELAQFESGGLDEEEIQQKISLLESKMTKQTEKLHLIREQVAHKLEVQIKQELADLYMEKARFAINFDQTKTFTPKGTDEIAFLIAPNPGEDLMPLVKIVSGGEQSRLILALKAIFSRVEPVGTMIFDEIDTGVSGRVSAAIGQKMHSIGQDKQVITITHSPQVAAAGDQRYLVAKEVKDRATFTQVKPLAQNETVTAIAQMMAGSNITTAAKQNAIDLINSFNKRT encoded by the coding sequence ATGCTAGTAGAGCTAGATATTAAAAACTTTGCGATAATTAAAGCTTTGAAGGTTCGCTTTCAAGAAAAAATGACGGTGCTAATTGGGGAAACTGGTGCCGGAAAATCTATTTTAATTGATGCAGTTTCTCTTTTAATGGGAGGCCGCGGTCAAAAAGAAATGATTCGGTCAGGTGAAGACAAAGCGCTAGTTACAGGTTTATTTGACTTAGGAGAGCAAGCTAAGCAAATTTCGCTCTTGTGTGATGAATACGGTCTTCCTCATGATGATAATCAATTAGTAATTAGTCGAGAATTAGCCACAAAAGGTAGAAATATTGTTCGAATCAATGGTCAATTAACTACAATCAATGTTTTACGTGAAGTGGGTAATTATTTGGTAGATATCCATGGGCAAAATGATCAACAAATATTGATGAATCAGGATCGACAGATCGATTTAGTTGATAATTATGCTCCCAGTAATTTAAAAGAGGAATTGAGCGCTTACCAAGATAATTATTACAAATGGAAAAAACTAACCGATCAATTGCATCATCTGCGTCAAGATGCCCAAGAATTGGCTCAGCGTCAAGATATTTTGCAATTTCAAAATAATGAATTAGAAGCAGCTAACTTGTCTGACCCTAAAGAAGATGAAAAGTTGGAAGATGAGTTTAATGAATTGAATAATTATCAAAAAATTGCGGACGCAGTTCATTATTTTATGCAACTTTATGATGATGATGAGCATGGGATCGAGACTTTATTGGGAGATGCCCAAAGTGCTGCTGGTGATTTAACAGAATTTAGTAATAAATTCAATGATTTTGCAAAAACTGTTGATGATGGTGTCTATGCTTTAAGTGATGCGCGTAGTGAACTTTCAAGTTTAATGGATCAAATGGATTTTGATGAGGAACGCTTTCAAGAAGTTACTAATCGTTTAGACTTACTTAATTCCTTAAAGAAAAAATATGGTCCTAGCTTAGAAGAAGTACTCGACTTTTATCAAAACGTTCAAAAAGAATTAGCTCAGTTTGAATCGGGGGGGTTAGATGAAGAAGAAATTCAGCAAAAAATTTCTCTTTTAGAATCTAAAATGACTAAGCAAACTGAAAAATTACATTTGATTCGTGAACAGGTAGCTCATAAATTAGAGGTTCAAATTAAGCAAGAATTAGCTGATCTGTATATGGAGAAGGCTAGATTTGCGATTAATTTTGACCAGACTAAGACTTTTACTCCTAAAGGTACTGACGAGATTGCATTTTTGATTGCACCTAACCCTGGAGAAGACTTAATGCCGTTAGTTAAGATTGTTTCGGGTGGTGAACAGTCGCGATTAATTTTAGCTTTAAAGGCAATTTTTAGTCGAGTGGAACCAGTTGGAACGATGATTTTTGACGAAATTGATACGGGAGTTTCTGGCCGAGTTTCCGCAGCTATTGGACAAAAAATGCATAGTATTGGTCAAGACAAGCAAGTAATTACAATTACTCACTCACCGCAAGTTGCTGCAGCTGGTGATCAGAGATATTTAGTAGCGAAAGAGGTTAAAGATAGAGCTACATTTACTCAAGTGAAACCACTTGCCCAGAATGAAACGGTTACCGCAATTGCTCAAATGATGGCTGGTAGTAATATCACAACTGCAGCTAAACAAAATGCAATTGATTTAATAAACAGTTTTAATAAAAGAACTTGA
- the rpoZ gene encoding DNA-directed RNA polymerase subunit omega produces MRITYPSIDKLLSRVDSRYSLSVLAAKRAHELEAGFPPTLEVFKCDKAVGKALEEIAAGKVTVDPAHQEVNLED; encoded by the coding sequence ATGAGAATTACATATCCATCAATTGATAAATTATTAAGTCGCGTTGATTCACGTTACTCATTGTCAGTACTTGCTGCAAAGCGTGCACATGAACTTGAAGCAGGTTTTCCACCAACTCTTGAAGTTTTCAAGTGTGATAAGGCAGTAGGAAAGGCACTTGAGGAAATTGCAGCTGGTAAGGTTACAGTTGATCCTGCGCATCAAGAAGTTAACCTCGAAGATTAA
- a CDS encoding polyprenyl synthetase family protein: MTAFKYFQENWTPVINKYLEKHLADDIDDQKISQIMSYSVMAGGKRLRPLLYLATLNTLGRKIDDAEIQIACGIELIHTYSLIHDDLPAMDNDDYRRGRLTSHKKWGEAEAILAGDALLPLGIEWISKASNSAEMVTIITKAIGPNGMVGGQYLDIDSTNNTSVANDSKYIDKMEWLKTGCLILASVQMGAVRANATDIEKVKLSDFAKVFGRAYQIYDDLVDVVETSQEAGKATHKDKEEGKNNTLTLLGIDQSRQELKALIKQAKDDLNGLDSDVLGGFLDLYKKVL, encoded by the coding sequence ATGACAGCATTTAAATATTTTCAAGAAAATTGGACGCCGGTAATTAATAAGTATTTAGAAAAGCATTTAGCTGATGATATTGATGATCAAAAGATCAGTCAAATTATGTCATATTCGGTGATGGCTGGTGGGAAGAGACTTCGTCCTTTATTGTATTTGGCTACTTTAAATACTTTAGGACGTAAAATTGATGATGCTGAAATTCAAATTGCCTGTGGAATTGAATTAATTCATACCTATTCCCTCATTCATGATGATTTACCAGCTATGGATAATGATGATTATAGACGAGGTCGTTTAACTAGTCATAAGAAATGGGGCGAAGCTGAGGCTATTTTGGCAGGGGATGCACTTTTACCTTTGGGAATTGAGTGGATTTCTAAGGCAAGTAATTCAGCTGAGATGGTCACCATTATTACTAAGGCAATTGGACCTAATGGAATGGTCGGAGGACAATATTTAGATATTGATTCCACTAATAATACCTCTGTAGCAAATGACAGCAAGTATATCGATAAAATGGAATGGCTAAAGACAGGCTGTTTGATTTTAGCTAGTGTTCAGATGGGTGCTGTTAGAGCAAATGCAACCGATATTGAAAAAGTGAAGTTATCTGACTTTGCTAAAGTGTTTGGTCGCGCTTATCAAATATATGATGATCTAGTTGATGTGGTGGAAACTAGTCAAGAAGCTGGTAAAGCTACCCATAAAGATAAAGAAGAGGGAAAGAATAATACTTTAACTCTTCTTGGTATTGATCAAAGCAGGCAAGAATTAAAGGCTTTAATTAAACAAGCTAAAGATGATCTTAATGGGTTAGATAGTGATGTATTGGGTGGATTTTTAGATCTTTATAAAAAGGTATTATAA
- the priA gene encoding primosomal protein N', translating into MIAQVIVDIAAKQTDRIFEYHIPENISDVEIGSRVVVPFGPRKLQGFVVGISKTSNYPGKLKDLLVVVDEMPPLTPELVKLSKYMAKNVYSYRISILKTMLPRVMRANYRKILTPISKSAQKLALFKGDPVDLNNLTDNNKIALARKLLRNNEAKVEYLVENKAKKKTENQYLLSESREEYQKILNSVRRNALKQRRILTDIIENYDSYPRMQDELEKTAKITTTDLTQAVKKNWLKKAAVEVYRNPLAGFDNKKKAVTVTLNEEQEVAVDQISNSVQKQESKTYLLEGITGSGKTEVYLHTISKTLDHGRNALMLVPEISLTPQMVSQVKSRFGNKVAVLHSSLSTGELYDEWRRIRRGEIRVVVGTRSAVFAPIKNLGLIVIDEEHESSYKQEDNPRYHARNVALWRSDFNNCPLVLGSATPSLYSRARAQKGIYHLLKLTKRANNKNLPQVNLIDLKHAEFAGDQFDLSTDLVNAIKDRLSKNEQVILMLNRRGFANFMLCRECGYVMKCPNCDLSLTMHKDTHEMQCHYCGYTAPIPEKCPNCQSDKIRFLGTGTQKVQEELEQLMPDAKILRMDVDTTRRKGSYKKILDKFGDHEADILLGTQMIAKGLDFPNVTLVGVVNADTGLWVPDYNAAERTFELLTQVAGRAGRAEKAGEVIIQTYNPEHYAIELAQTQDYERFYAYEMQMRHAGNYPPYYYTVLISIASKKEQNAAREAFKIKRKLASSLHSNTIILGPTPSAISRLKNQYYYQILVKYKKEDNLNDLLHQIQNSAQEIKKYGLNVYIDNEPERIV; encoded by the coding sequence ATGATTGCTCAAGTTATTGTTGATATTGCAGCAAAGCAGACAGATCGAATTTTTGAATATCATATTCCTGAAAATATTTCTGATGTAGAAATTGGTTCGCGGGTAGTTGTTCCTTTTGGTCCTAGAAAATTACAGGGATTTGTAGTGGGAATTTCAAAAACTAGTAATTATCCCGGTAAATTAAAAGATCTTCTTGTTGTCGTTGATGAAATGCCTCCTCTTACTCCTGAATTGGTAAAATTGTCAAAATATATGGCTAAAAATGTATATTCTTATAGAATTTCAATCCTTAAGACAATGCTGCCACGAGTAATGCGAGCAAATTATCGAAAAATTTTAACCCCAATTTCTAAAAGTGCGCAAAAATTGGCGCTTTTTAAAGGAGATCCAGTTGATTTAAACAATTTAACTGATAATAATAAAATTGCCTTAGCGAGAAAGCTTTTACGCAATAATGAAGCAAAAGTCGAGTATTTGGTTGAAAATAAGGCAAAAAAGAAAACAGAAAATCAATATCTTTTAAGTGAATCTCGAGAAGAATATCAGAAAATTTTGAATTCGGTTAGACGCAATGCGCTTAAGCAACGAAGAATTTTAACGGATATCATTGAAAACTATGATAGTTATCCGCGAATGCAAGATGAGCTGGAAAAAACTGCAAAAATTACAACTACTGATTTAACTCAAGCAGTGAAGAAGAACTGGCTAAAAAAAGCAGCCGTAGAAGTCTATCGTAACCCTCTTGCTGGGTTTGATAATAAGAAAAAAGCGGTAACCGTTACTTTGAATGAAGAACAAGAAGTAGCCGTTGATCAAATAAGTAATTCAGTTCAAAAGCAAGAATCTAAGACTTATCTACTAGAGGGAATTACCGGTAGTGGTAAGACGGAAGTATATTTACATACGATTAGTAAAACTTTAGATCATGGGCGCAATGCTTTAATGCTGGTTCCAGAGATTTCCTTGACACCTCAAATGGTGAGTCAAGTTAAAAGTAGATTCGGAAATAAAGTGGCAGTCTTACACAGTAGTTTGTCTACTGGAGAATTATATGATGAATGGCGCCGAATTCGTCGTGGTGAGATTCGAGTAGTAGTGGGAACGCGAAGCGCCGTCTTTGCTCCGATAAAGAATTTAGGACTGATTGTAATTGATGAAGAGCATGAATCTTCATATAAGCAAGAAGATAATCCACGTTACCATGCGCGTAACGTCGCTCTTTGGCGCAGTGATTTTAATAACTGTCCTTTAGTTTTAGGAAGTGCCACTCCATCTTTATATAGTCGAGCTCGTGCCCAAAAAGGGATTTATCATTTATTAAAGCTTACTAAAAGAGCTAATAATAAAAATTTACCTCAGGTAAACTTGATTGATTTAAAACATGCAGAATTTGCAGGGGATCAGTTTGATTTGTCAACTGATTTGGTAAATGCAATTAAGGATCGATTGTCAAAAAATGAGCAGGTTATTTTGATGCTTAATCGCAGAGGCTTTGCTAATTTTATGTTGTGTCGCGAATGCGGATATGTAATGAAGTGTCCCAATTGTGATTTATCATTGACCATGCATAAGGACACGCATGAAATGCAGTGTCACTATTGCGGCTATACGGCTCCTATCCCAGAAAAATGCCCTAATTGTCAAAGTGATAAGATTCGTTTTTTAGGGACGGGTACGCAAAAAGTTCAGGAAGAATTGGAGCAATTAATGCCAGACGCTAAAATTCTTCGTATGGATGTAGATACTACTCGAAGAAAGGGAAGCTATAAGAAAATTTTGGATAAATTTGGTGATCATGAAGCAGATATTCTTTTGGGTACTCAAATGATTGCTAAAGGCTTGGATTTTCCGAATGTTACCCTAGTAGGAGTGGTGAATGCCGATACTGGATTGTGGGTGCCTGATTATAATGCAGCCGAGCGAACTTTTGAACTGTTAACTCAAGTTGCCGGACGAGCCGGACGAGCTGAAAAAGCTGGTGAAGTCATTATTCAAACGTACAATCCGGAACATTACGCAATTGAATTGGCTCAAACTCAGGATTATGAACGTTTTTATGCTTATGAAATGCAAATGCGTCATGCAGGCAATTATCCGCCATATTATTACACAGTCTTGATTTCAATTGCTTCAAAAAAGGAACAAAATGCGGCTCGGGAAGCTTTTAAAATTAAAAGAAAGCTTGCAAGTAGCTTGCATTCAAATACAATTATTTTAGGACCTACTCCCAGTGCGATTTCAAGATTAAAAAATCAATATTATTATCAAATCCTGGTAAAATATAAAAAAGAAGATAATTTAAATGATTTGCTTCATCAAATTCAGAATTCTGCACAAGAAATTAAAAAATATGGATTAAATGTATACATTGATAATGAACCAGAAAGAATTGTTTAA
- a CDS encoding Stp1/IreP family PP2C-type Ser/Thr phosphatase has protein sequence MIETAFASSIGRIRKSNQDFVKVFKNKSDTTLAIVCDGMGGHQGGDVASTMAVSHLGHNFESTDFTDTNSAHKWIEVQLKSENETILKTADRFPDLNGMGTTIVLAFAFKDTALIAHLGDSRAYIYADGHFTQLTEDHSLVNELVKMGQITKEQAKHHPQKNIITQALGVSSTIDPEFRNVALNENDIILLCTDGLTNSLSDPQIQQILATKELSLKDRCNKLINEANRLGGGDNITVCLVWNKGEGSK, from the coding sequence TTGATTGAAACAGCATTTGCTTCAAGTATTGGTAGAATACGTAAAAGCAACCAAGACTTTGTAAAAGTATTTAAAAATAAAAGCGATACTACATTGGCAATTGTGTGTGATGGTATGGGGGGCCATCAAGGAGGGGATGTAGCATCAACGATGGCGGTAAGTCATTTAGGGCATAATTTTGAATCAACAGATTTTACAGATACAAATAGTGCTCATAAATGGATTGAAGTTCAGTTGAAGTCCGAAAATGAAACAATTTTAAAGACTGCGGATCGTTTTCCAGATTTGAATGGGATGGGAACGACAATTGTTTTAGCTTTTGCCTTTAAAGATACAGCTTTAATTGCACATTTAGGTGATTCACGAGCATATATTTATGCCGATGGTCATTTTACTCAACTAACTGAAGATCATTCCTTAGTTAATGAACTAGTTAAAATGGGTCAAATTACCAAAGAACAAGCAAAACATCATCCTCAAAAAAATATTATTACCCAGGCTTTAGGCGTTTCTAGCACAATTGATCCTGAATTTCGAAATGTTGCTTTAAACGAAAATGACATCATTTTACTGTGTACAGATGGATTAACTAATTCCTTAAGTGATCCACAGATTCAGCAAATTTTGGCAACCAAAGAACTAAGCTTAAAAGATCGATGCAATAAGTTAATTAATGAAGCAAATCGTTTAGGTGGTGGTGATAACATCACGGTATGCTTGGTTTGGAACAAGGGGGAAGGAAGTAAGTGA